A part of Neoarius graeffei isolate fNeoGra1 chromosome 22, fNeoGra1.pri, whole genome shotgun sequence genomic DNA contains:
- the LOC132871022 gene encoding histone H1-like, translating to MTEVAPATAMPGKVPKKKAASRTKKSGPSIGELLIKAVSSSKERNSMSLSALKKTLQATRYDVEKNNHHVKIAIRNLLAKGILVQTRGTSASGSFKLNRKLTKGQKPTKEATKKPTVAKKPKKVVAKKPTVTTKKSPKMAKKPPAATKKATKSPKAKNLPTPPKAAKISKKTKIDKPNTTKPKTAKAKKAAPKKK from the coding sequence ATGACAGAAGTTGCTCCCGCCACCGCCATGCCGGGCAAAGTGCCCAAAAAGAAAGCAGCTTCAAGGACCAAGAAATCAGGCCCGAGCATTGGCGAGCTCCTCATCAAAGCAGTTTCTTCGTCCAAGGAGAGGAACAGCATGTCCCTCTCTGCCTTAAAGAAAACTTTGCAGGCCACCAGATACGATGTGGAGAAGAACAACCACCATGTCAAAATTGCCATCAGGAACCTTTTGGCAAAAGGCATCCTGGTGCAGACCAGAGGGACCAGTGCATCTGGCTCTTTCAAGCTGAACAGGAAGCTGACCAAAGGCCAGAAGCCCACCAAGGAAGCCACCAAAAAACCCACCGTGGCTAAGAAGCCCAAGAAGGTCGTGGCCAAGAAACCCACTGTCACCACCAAGAAGTCTcctaagatggcaaagaagcccCCTGCCGCCACCAAGAAAGCCACCAAGAGCCCGAAGGCAAAAAATCTACCAACCCCCCCAAAAGCTGCCAAGATCtcaaaaaagacaaaaattgatAAGCCCAATACCACAAAGCCCAAAACAGCCAAGGCGAAAAAGGCAGCCCCCAAAAAGAAGTAA